AATGttgaatttaaatttttggtattaattaataatcagcGTTTGCACATTTAGTTATATTATTTGTAATAAAATGTtttgaaattatttattagcATCCGCGACTGATTTACCTAGATTTTAAATATAACATGTTTAGTTGTCTGTGCATGATCTTACACTGCACGTAGGTTATGAAAAATGTGTGCTTTTTTGACTTAATCAATAAAAACATTTTCTATTTGTTAATAGTCGTGGGGCTCGTTTGCACAACAGATGCTCAAGAACTGGCACATCAGTGAGCCTTCGGCAGTAGCTCTCAATATAGCCGCCAAAGATTACCAGAAATTCAAAGAAGACGTTTTTGAATCGTCGCCGCCGTATTACATGATTATTGCTTTGCTGCCTTGTAATAGGCTTTGGGCTTGGCTTGCAAAGACACTAGAGCCTTTTGCCACTGAATCCAATCTTTACGCTTTTTGGATAACTGGAAACATCAGTACAAATGACCACTGGGATAATTTTGTGAACCACCATGCTTCAAAgttagtgttttgtgttttcaaaTATCTGTTTTTATGTGATTGCGTACATTGttggtattgttgttgttgttgttgttgttgttgttgttttgttttgtaaggTAACTTCCTCTTTTCTTAAGATTTGATTACAAAGAAGCTCTTGAAGTGTTTCGTAAAGGAATGGAGCACGAAGTAGATTTTTTTCAGTCAGCCTTTGATGCAAATACTTGATAAAGAGCTGTGACAGAGTAACTCTCAGTAGTTGTTGCTATATTGGCTGATGCATTAGCGTTCTAGATCAACTGTTCGTGtcttagcctcgtccccagactcaagtgagcctggcagtgtccggctCCCgttacgggaaccggacactgccaggctcacgtgagtctggggacgcggctatTCGTGTCTCATTTGCTATAATGAATTGCATCTTGTGCTAATTCATATTTGCAAAAATATTCAATGAAGCCTTATTATTATTCTGATTGCATGCACAATACATG
This window of the Corticium candelabrum chromosome 17, ooCorCand1.1, whole genome shotgun sequence genome carries:
- the LOC134193393 gene encoding uncharacterized protein LOC134193393 isoform X2; protein product: MHRAIKTALSPRRSTTNPVLLEFAARDQVDGQSKCNFAQKLFSESMDLARKALDTQFIQGIKAGTLDPTVYGGYTVQDAAYVYNGADLFVKLNKEAAEQGLCDLANFAQHEAKSWGSFAQQMLKNWHISEPSAVALNIAAKDYQKFKEDVFESSPPYYMIIALLPCNRLWAWLAKTLEPFATESNLYAFWITGNISTNDHWDNFVNHHASKFDYKEALEVFRKGMEHEVDFFQSAFDANT
- the LOC134193393 gene encoding uncharacterized protein LOC134193393 isoform X1, which gives rise to MTAKMHRAIKTALSPRRSANNPVLLEFAAGDQVDGTSECNFAQQLFIDSLDLAHKALDTQFIQGIKTGTLDPTVYGGYTVQDAAYVYNGADLFVKLNKEAAEQGLCDLANFAQHEAKSWGSFAQQMLKNWHISEPSAVALNIAAKDYQKFKEDVFESSPPYYMIIALLPCNRLWAWLAKTLEPFATESNLYAFWITGNISTNDHWDNFVNHHASKFDYKEALEVFRKGMEHEVDFFQSAFDANT